One Terriglobales bacterium DNA segment encodes these proteins:
- a CDS encoding RNA polymerase sigma factor, whose amino-acid sequence MADARTSVESVFREESGRIIATLIRLSGSFDRAEEAMQEAFTSALATWPEKGIPNNPGAWITAVAHRKLIDSVRRENTRLEKQDSILYETELSQRREHESSDEVSMKYPDDRLRLIFTCCHPALNLEAQVALTLRTLGGLTTTEIARAFLLPEPTLAQRLVRAKAKIRDAGIPYEIPPIHVLAERLASVQAVIYLVFNEGYAATGGESLIRKELCAEAIRLGRTLWELLPNEAENVGLLALMLLQDSRRDSRINAKGELVPLEDQDRSRWHSEQIREGLELVERALRMQKISTYQLQAAIAAVHAQAKTAAETDWAQIAALYQELLRIFPTPVVALNHAVAVAMSAGFERGLALIDQLGAWGELDKYYLFHAARADLLRRLRRRQEAMDAYEKAIALVTNRVEEAYLRRRLAHLADVE is encoded by the coding sequence ATGGCTGACGCGAGAACTTCGGTCGAGTCGGTCTTTCGAGAGGAATCGGGCCGGATCATCGCCACGTTGATCCGGCTCTCCGGCTCTTTTGACCGGGCCGAAGAGGCCATGCAGGAAGCCTTCACTTCAGCCCTGGCCACTTGGCCGGAAAAAGGTATCCCCAACAATCCTGGCGCCTGGATCACCGCGGTGGCGCACCGCAAACTCATTGACTCTGTGCGAAGGGAGAACACTCGACTTGAAAAGCAGGATTCAATCTTGTATGAGACCGAACTCTCGCAGCGCCGAGAGCATGAATCATCTGACGAAGTCTCGATGAAATATCCTGATGATCGCCTTCGTCTCATCTTCACCTGCTGCCACCCGGCACTCAATCTTGAAGCTCAGGTCGCCCTCACTTTGAGGACCCTTGGCGGCCTGACCACGACAGAAATCGCCCGGGCCTTTCTGCTTCCCGAGCCGACGCTTGCGCAACGTCTGGTCAGGGCCAAAGCAAAAATTCGCGATGCCGGCATTCCCTACGAGATCCCGCCGATTCACGTGCTGGCTGAACGGCTGGCATCGGTGCAAGCCGTCATCTATCTGGTATTCAATGAAGGATACGCCGCAACCGGGGGTGAAAGCCTCATCCGCAAAGAGCTGTGTGCGGAAGCGATCCGCCTGGGCCGGACCCTTTGGGAGCTATTGCCCAACGAGGCGGAAAATGTCGGCCTGCTGGCGCTGATGCTGCTTCAGGATTCGCGCCGCGATTCACGCATCAACGCAAAGGGAGAGCTGGTACCGCTTGAAGATCAGGACCGTTCACGCTGGCACAGCGAGCAAATCCGGGAAGGGCTGGAATTGGTGGAGCGGGCGCTGCGCATGCAGAAGATTAGCACCTATCAATTGCAGGCGGCCATCGCAGCCGTGCACGCTCAAGCGAAAACCGCGGCAGAAACCGACTGGGCTCAAATCGCCGCGCTGTACCAGGAGCTGCTGCGAATCTTTCCCACCCCGGTTGTGGCGCTTAACCATGCCGTCGCAGTCGCGATGAGCGCCGGGTTTGAAAGAGGCCTGGCCCTCATTGATCAGTTGGGAGCGTGGGGCGAGCTTGATAAGTACTATCTGTTTCACGCCGCGCGCGCGGACCTGCTCCGCCGATTACGCCGCAGGCAGGAAGCAATGGATGCCTATGAAAAAGCGATTGCCCTGGTCACAAACCGGGTCGAGGAAGCCTATCTTCGACGCCGTCTCGCGCATTTAGCGGATGTCGAGTAG